From Proteiniborus sp. MB09-C3, the proteins below share one genomic window:
- a CDS encoding solute carrier family 23 protein: protein MENVKQQEPIRNALEQLGVGRTVLLGAQHAFTMFGATVLVPILTGLDVSVSLFMAGVCTLIGHLIMKNRIPVFLGSSFAFIAPIGAAVALANANGIENGLPYAAGGIVVAGLIYAIVALLIYFFGSEKIVSFFPPIVTGPIIMVIGLKLAPNAISMASENWFLAIVAFIVVVAVNVFAKGFLQIIPVVTGLIAGYVVAIITKNVDFAPIVQAQWLGLPNFTIAKFDFQYIMVIAPVALATIVEHIGDIIAIGATVDDDFTKDPGLHRTMLADGLMTSLSAFVGGPANTTYSENTGVLALTRVWDPLVMKIAAVFAIILGGVPKIAAVIASIPQAVIGGISIVLFGMIASIGLRTVVEHQVDFTKSRNLIIAATILVLGLGGAVVPLNIGSVHFSIEGMALAAIVGIIMNKILPQDR, encoded by the coding sequence ATGGAAAACGTTAAACAACAGGAACCTATTAGAAATGCCTTGGAACAGCTTGGAGTAGGCAGGACAGTTCTTTTAGGGGCACAGCACGCATTTACAATGTTTGGTGCTACCGTGCTAGTTCCAATATTAACCGGACTTGACGTATCAGTATCTCTGTTTATGGCTGGTGTATGTACTCTAATTGGTCACTTAATTATGAAAAACAGAATTCCAGTATTTCTTGGTTCTTCATTTGCTTTCATTGCACCTATAGGAGCAGCAGTTGCGCTAGCGAATGCAAATGGTATTGAGAATGGACTTCCCTATGCAGCAGGTGGTATAGTTGTAGCAGGTTTGATTTACGCAATAGTTGCATTACTTATTTATTTCTTTGGTTCTGAGAAGATAGTTAGCTTCTTCCCACCAATAGTAACTGGACCTATAATCATGGTTATAGGACTTAAATTAGCACCTAATGCTATAAGCATGGCTTCTGAAAATTGGTTCTTAGCAATAGTTGCATTTATAGTAGTTGTTGCGGTAAACGTTTTTGCAAAAGGCTTCCTACAAATTATTCCTGTAGTCACAGGACTTATAGCTGGCTATGTAGTAGCAATAATTACAAAAAATGTTGATTTTGCACCTATTGTACAGGCACAATGGCTTGGATTACCTAATTTTACAATAGCTAAATTTGACTTTCAATACATCATGGTAATTGCACCAGTAGCTCTTGCTACAATCGTTGAGCATATTGGAGACATAATAGCTATAGGAGCTACAGTTGATGATGACTTCACAAAGGACCCAGGTCTTCATAGAACAATGTTAGCTGATGGTTTAATGACTTCTTTATCTGCATTTGTTGGTGGACCAGCAAACACAACTTATTCAGAGAACACAGGAGTTTTAGCATTGACTAGAGTATGGGATCCATTAGTAATGAAGATAGCTGCTGTATTTGCTATTATATTAGGAGGAGTTCCTAAAATAGCTGCTGTAATCGCTTCAATACCACAAGCAGTAATTGGTGGTATATCAATAGTACTATTTGGTATGATAGCTTCTATTGGACTTAGAACAGTAGTTGAGCATCAGGTTGACTTTACAAAATCAAGAAACCTAATAATAGCTGCAACTATATTAGTATTAGGTCTTGGTGGAGCAGTAGTACCTCTTAACATTGGCTCAGTACACTTCTCTATAGAAGGAATGGCTTTAGCAGCAATAGTAGGAATCATAATGAACAAAATTTTACCACAAGATAGATAA